The genomic region CAACAAGCAGTGGCCTTATCATCCTGCGAAGCAGAATTTATGGCTGCTACTGCAACAGCTTGTGAAGCAATATGGTTAAGAGGACTCTTAGCTGAAATAACTGGAAGAAAAGAAGAACAAGTTGTGATCAAAGTTGATAATAAGTCAGCAATATCATTGATGAAAAATCCAGTATTTCATGGAAGAAGTAAGCATATCGACACACGGTATCATTTCATACGAGAGTGTGTTGAAAAGGAGAATATTAAAGTTGAACACATCAGTGGGGATCAACAACGGGCTGATATTCTTACAAAAGCATTGCCGAAGTTAAAGTTTGCTGAAATGAGAGAGATTCTTGGGGTTCAAAGGATTGAAGACTCAAAGAAATAAATGATGACTCAAGGTCAAGATTGGAGGGGTGATTGTTGGACCAATCTTGACATAAAGTAATAGTTAGAGGTttattttgtgaaattatatcTCAAATGGATTTGAGGAGGTGGAACGTGTGAACGGAGAACAAGTGGGCTAGCCGTCATTGTTTTCAATTTTGCTTCATCCTTGATTTGTTCTAATATATTCTAGACTTTATTATCCTAGATTATTCTAGACTTGCTTAATGGACAAGATTAATCAACTATAAATAGGGATAGTTGCTCTATGTAATAGGAGGATTGTAATAAGAGTTTTTCTATAATTGGAGAAGGATTTCCAATAAGTTCTTGTTCTTAAATTTTACTATTCTGTCTTCATAATCTGGTACCAAATTTCTTCACAAGAGACCCACACATCCTATTTACTGTTGAGGTGTAGGCTTCTTTAATCGACAGATTACTTGATGACCAAGTTAGGGTTTGGCCAGCCCTAATTTGTTTGGGCCGATTTTAGGTTTACTTAGATTAGGGTTTTGCTTAATCCTTTTCTATAAATACTCTCTCATTGTACTTGTAAATTATCACCTCCAAAAATTAATAaaatactctctagttccaaagtggatgtaggtttcacatCGAAACTGAACCCCTATAATTCTCGTGTCTTTATTATTTTCTGTGTTTTATTATTCCGGCTATTGTGTGTGTGAGATTATTTTCGCAAGTTATctcctaacaactggtatcagagccaaGGTTCTAAACACTAGCCGATTGCATCCGATTGCATCAGGTCTGTTGCTGCTATTACAGACCGagtctgctgctgctgctgttacaGATCAGTTCGATCTgctgctgctattttttttttaatctagGTTAAACCCTAGCCGTTAATTATAGCAGCCCTAACAGCTAATCCAGACCTGCTGTTTTTTTTTGTTCTAACAGCCGCTGCTCAAGAACCATAGCTGATTACAGCCGTTTACAAGTCAAACCCTAGCCGTCACCAACAGCTGCTGCTGTTACGATTAAGCCCCCTGCAGCAGATCACGGCCGGCTGCCGCCATTTTTTTTCTGGTCATCACAGCTGCTACTGTTTCACAGGAGTGTTTTCTTTGCTGCTGTCCACTAGATCTAATAAAGCTTTTACAATGGCAGAAGAAGGAAGGATTAAAATCGATAAGTTTGATGGGCAAGATTTTGGGTGGTGGAAGATGCAGGTTGAAGACTTGTTATGTCAGAAGGATCTGATAGATGCTTTGAATGAGAATAAACCAGAAAAATTGAAAGACGATGAATGGAAGACGCTTGACAGGAAAGCCCTAGCTGTTGTCAGGCTCACGCTGACAAAAAGTGTTGCCTTTAACATTGTGAACGAAACCACTACACATGGTTTAATGAAGACCTTAGCAAATATGTATGAGAAGCCGTCTGCTTCTAACAAGGTGTTTTTGATCAGACAGTTGGTAAACACCCGGTTGAAAGAAGGTGCTTCAGTAACAAATCATGTTAATAACTTCAACAATATTCTCTCGGTTACTGTCAGTTGATATCAAGTTCGATGACGAAGTCAAAGCTCTTCTATTATTATCTTCGTTACCTGAAAGCTGGTCAGGATCAGTCACAGCTATCAGTGGATCTACAGAGTCATCAAAGCTCAAGTTTGAGAGCATTCGTGATTTTATTCTTGGAGAAGATATAAGAAGAAAGAGTTCAGGAGAACCATCAGGAAACTTGTTGAGCACAGAAGAGAGGGGTAGGAGAAAAGGCAGAAGTAACACTACCAGGGGCAGGTCAAAGTCAAGAAGGAGGAGTGTGTTGAGAACGAGGAATGATATTAAATGTTGGAATTGTCAGGAGACTGGACACTTCAGAAACCAGTGCACTAAGCCAGTAACATCATCAAAGCCAAAGGAAGTTAATGCTGCAGTTGCAACAGATGATTATGATAACGTCCTTGTTTGCTGCATTGATAATACAATTGATGCATGGGTTATGGATTCAGGAGCATCGTTTCATGCTACCCCAAGTCCACATTTGATGAAGAATCTACGAACAGGTAACCTTGGTAAAGTTCGTTTGGCTAATGATCATTGTCTTGACATTACAGGGATTGGAGACTTAAGAGTTAAAGACCTCTTTGGGCACTAATTGGACCTTGGAAAATGTCCGAGTtattcctggcctaaagaagaaactAATCTCTGTTGGACAGCTTGATGATCAAGGATATAGTGTGCTATTTGGTGAAGGTCAGTGGAAAGTAATAAAGGGGAACTTAGTAATAGCCAAGGGTAAGAAGAGAGGCACTCTTTATATGGCAGAAGTTCCAGCTAATGAAGTAAATGCAGTTTCCAATGATCGTAGCTTAACCAGTCAGTGGCACCAACGTTTAGGTCACATGAGTGACAAAGGAATAAAAATGCTAGTGTTTAATGGTAAAATTCCTGGTCTAAAGAGAGTTGAATCGGACTTTTGCGAGTCATGTGTTCTAGGAAAGAAGGTCACCTTTGCAAAAGCAGGCAGAACCTTAAAGGCTCAGAAGTTGGAGCTAGTACACACGGATGTGTTCGGGCCTACTCCTGTTTCTTCATTGGGAGGAGCACGCTATTATGTTACTTTCATTGACGATTCAACAcgcaaggtatgggtttactttcttaaaaataaatctgatgtatttgaagcttttaagaaatggaaatctgctgttgaattatcttgtgatttgaaggtaaaatgcttgaagtcggataatggaggagaatacatcagcaccgaattcgttaactattgtgctgatcatggcattcggatgatcaagacggttccaggtactccacaacaaaacggagttgcagaaagaatgaatcgtactttaaatgagagagcacgtagcatgagacttaattgtgggctaccaaagactctatgggctgatgcagtaagcactgccgcttatttgatcaaccgttctccatcaactccgcttgatttcaaaatacccgaagaagaatggagaggtaaagcaatcagttatgagcatctaaaaatctttgggtgcagtgcatatgatattaataaagatggtGACAAACTTGATGCAAAAGCAAAGAAGTACGTGTTCATTGGTTATGGGGGAGACGACGTGGGTTACAGGTTATGGGATAACAAGGGAAAACATGTTATCAGAAGTAAACATGCCACCTTCAATGAAGCAGAATTGTACAAGGATTTCAACTCAACACCAAAAGAAAAAGAATCAGTTGAATTTGAGGTTGACACAGAGACAACtagagaagatgaaagggaaactCCAGAGTGTGAAACTGAAGTTCCAGTGGGAGTTCCTAACAGTGGAAGCTCGGAGTCTGATCACGAGCAGACTTCAGATAGTGGGAGCTCAGACTCTGATGATGAGCAGACCCCACAGCCCCCATCACAATCTGACCAGTCCAATTGGGTCAGGAGATCTACACGAGTCACAAGACAGCCAAACAGGTTTAGTCCAACAGTTAACTATCTTCTTTTGACAGAAAATGGGGAACCAGAAAGTTATTCTGAGGCAATGAAAGTGAAAGATTCGTTCCAGTGGGAGCAGGCTATGAAAAGCGAGATGGAATCTTTATTGAAAAATCAAACTTGGAGGTTAACCAAGTTACCACCAGGAAAAAGGGTCTTACATAATAAATGGGTTTTCAGAGTCAAAGATGAAGCGGATGGTTCTAAAcgatacaaagcaagattagttgtcaaaggatttcaacaaaagaaaggagtcgaCTATGCTGAAATCTTTTCTCCAGTAGTGAAGATGACGACTATCAGATTGGTTCTAAGTATGGTTGCAACAGAGAAGTTACACTTAGAACAGTTGGATGTTAAAACAGCCTTCCTGCATGGCGACATTGAAGAAGACATTTACATGTCTCAACCAGAGGGGTTTCGTGTCAAAGAAAAGGAGTGTCTTGTGTGTAATCTAAAGAGAAGcttgtatggtttgaaacaagctcccagacagtggtacttgaaatttgataatttcatggagaagacaggatacgtgagaagttctacagatcattgctgttatttgaagaagttcaagagctcctatattatattgcttctttatgtcgatgatatgttaattgcaggttctgatatggttgaaatacgcaatttgaagaagcaattatctagagaatttgaaatgaaggatctcgggccagctaagcagattctcggtatgagtatatgcaggaataaagatgggtcagtttctttatctcaagaaaagtatatccgcaaggttcttgaaaagttcagaatgaatggtgagtctacaaagccaagaaacgcaccgttgggaagtcatctaaagctttctaaacatcagtctcttaaaactgaagtagaaaaagcagaaatggctaaggttccttatgcatccgcagtgggtagtctaatgtacgctatggtgtgtacaagacctgatatagcacatgcagttgggatGGTTAGTCGCTTTATGTCAGCTCCGGGGAAAGAACATTGGGAAGTAGTGAAGTGGATACTGCGGTATTTAAAGGGTACTCCCAAAGTTTAAGTTGGGTTATGTTTCAAGGGCAGGGATACTACTCTCAGAGGTTATTCTGATGCAGATTTGGGTAGATGCAATAATACCTTCAAGAGCACCACCGGGTATGTTATAGGAGGAACAGCAGTGAGTTGGATGTCTAGGCTTCAAAAGAGCGTGGCTCTATCTACTACTGAAGCAGAATACATGGCCTTAACTGAAGCCAGTAAAGAACTAGTATGGTTGAAGACATTCATGAAAGAACTTGGCAGCAAACAGACAGAATTTGTCTTATATTGTGATAATGAGAGCGCAATTAagttagcaaagaatccagtctatcATGCTAAGACGAAGCATATTGGCATGAAGTATCATTTTATCAGAGAACGGATAAGCAATGGAACATTTAATCTGGAGAGCATTCCAGGTTCAAAGAATCCAGCAGATATGTTCACCAAACCAGTAACGCTGGATAAGTTGAAGCTGTGCATAGCTTCAACTGGCCTTCAGGAACATTGAAGAGAAGGCAGGAACTAGAGAGAGAAGAGATGAGTTGAGTCTtgcattacaaaagtacaagagtgcagatcgatgatattcgaagcctccaagtgggagattgttgaggtgTAGGCTTCTTTAATCGGCAGATTACTTGATGACCAAGTTAGGGTTTGGCCAGCCCTAATTTGTTTGGGCCGATTTTAGGGTTACTTAGATTAGGGTTTTGCTTAATCCTTTTCTATAAATGCTCTCTCATTGTACTTGTAAATTATCACCTCCAAAAATTAATAaaatactctctagttccaaagtggatgtaggtttcacatcgaaactgaaccactataattctcgtgtcTTTATTATTTTCTGTGTTTTATTTTTCCGGCTATTGTGTGTGTGAGATTATTTTCGCAGGTTATCTCCTAACATTTACAATCGCCACTGAGTGTAACCTTTATGCCCAAAAAACAATAAACTTCATAatggataaaaaaaaaaaaaaaaaaatctctggACGAAAACTAACAGTAACTATAAACACCTTTATCACATAAATTTAAAATCCAATATACTGTGATAAGAATACCTGGAAATACTGGTTGTGTTCTGGGATAACATTAACCTTTTCCACTACAATCGTTGGTCTACCAGCAATATCCAAATGAGAATATGTCGTCTGAAGAAGAGCATCACATAATCACATATcacataaaaatataaaataaagaacttTGATAAAATAGGGCACTAATAGTTTTCCACACCTCTTGGGACTGTTTTACAGGAAACGGGATCGAAACAGATATATCTTTTGATCCTTCAGGCAAAACAACCtgcatttaattaaaaaaaaaaaagtgaatcaACAAAGATAAATTTAAAAGACTTAAAGTTCAAGTTTGATGTTTAAACAATTTTTAACAAATACCTTCAATGTAAGATTTTCCACAAGCACATCATTCATGGGGGAACCAAATGTAAAATTAAGGAAGCGGGTTCCACCTGACTGAAACAAGTAGTCTCGCAGAGGCAAACCATATCCGATGGTGAATGATGTTTTCCAACCACCAAACATTGGATATCGAGGTTCAATTTCGAGAAGTGTCTGCAATTTAAAAGGATACTTTGTAAGAAAACTAGTAGAGGTATCAAATGGGCAGTCCAGGTTAGAAAACTAGTCAAAACGGGTAAATTATGTACAGGGCAGGTCAAGCTAGTTTACCCAAAACCCTCTATTTTctcaataattattataaatttgaTTAAAAGaacattattttaacaataatctaGTTTATTGAGTAAATGATCTAGGAGGTTTTATACATTAGTGATGTGTGTTTGATAATGTGTTAGATAATGTGCTTGATTTTACCCATTTGACCAATTAGTGATGTAATGTAACCTGAATCTACCGTTTAAAAGTAACTGGATTGAAATTGCTACCATCAGAACTTGGATGGACTTCAAATTGATCATAATGAACACAATATACCTTGCTTGAATCCCCGTATATATTAGAAGTTGAAATATTGCCGATGGCATCTCTATAATATATAGAATGGGCTCTTGGTGGTAACATTGCAATAAGATTTCTAAATGCCGATGCACCTCGCACATTCGGTCTGGCCTGGAAGTCCAGCCTGAGAATAGTTGACACATAGTTGTGAAAGTCAAGCTTTAAGTCAACAAAAGGATGCTTAGATATAATGCTTTCTAAAAGTGAATTTGCATTGCTAAAATCAGATAGTTTTTGGAGTACGGATGTGTTTTTGCTGTTCCAAGTTGTAAGAAAAAGATAATCATTTTCTATAGTGGCACATACTGGTTATTTAAGAAGTAAATACAATAAAGATTTGACAGTTTTAACTTGATACATATTGGTATGTTTGGTAGAACTAGTTGGTAGCTGGTAGCTTTTTAGATGTATTTAGGTGTTTGGCAAAGTAGCTGGAACTCATAAAACAAAGAGTAAATAAAATACAAAAAGCTAGGAGCTTTTTCTCAAATGCTAGTTCTAGGAGCTTCTAGCTTTTTCCCTCCATATAAAAGCTTTAAGCTCGTTTAACCAAACAAAGCTTTTTTATTAGATACAAGCTTTTTCATAAAAGCTAGAAGTTAGAAGCTCGGAAAAGCTCCTTACCAAACATACCCATAATATAATGACCATAAAGGATATTTTTTTCAAGGAAATATGTCTTGAGAGATGACACTATCAATGTAAATCTCTCAAATTAGGTAATTTATTTCACCCTTTTTTAATCAGTTTGATTGCAGCAAACTAATTTCTCTTTACAAAACCCTAAAAAAACaaataaacagaaaaataaaatgtGATACCTTGAAAATTCACCCGTGCTCTGAGCACCACCATGGATAAGGTTATAATGTTCCGTCACTTGTACATTACCCCAATGTGAGATCTCTATTTCTCGGACCAACTCTTTCGCAACCGCAAACGGCTTATTACTTGGAAAATGAATAACTACAGGCGAGTACGACAGAGCAGGTACATTTTCATAAGGACCGTATTTGATCTCTGAGCCAGAATACTTTGTATTCTCAAGCTTAGAATAGGATTCCACATTTTCACTGGGCAGTTTAACAATAACCGACTGGATTTTAACTTTATAAGGTGAGGTAAAATGTGAACTATcttggaacaaaaacaactgaggtTCAGCCTGAGTGATTTTCTCAGGAAATGGTTTTAACGAATGGGTAAAAACTGCCAATGCATCCATGTTTAAACTTTCTCCTTTACCCAAAGCTTTGGGTAACGATGCAACATACCAAATAAGTGACTGTGGTGAATTTTCAGGCTGTTTAACTGTAATTGGAAGATTGGTTGCAGAACCTCTATTTTTACCTCTACCTTCAGTGCTAACAGCAACCAAAAGCGCCAAATTGTTTGCTTGGTGTTCAGGAAACGTTAAAGATACCTCTGAAACTGGATCAGGACCAGTATTTTCCACCTGTAACCAATAGTAaaaataatttattaaaactagatGCTATAGATTTACTGAGTATTAATTAGATACATTAGAGTTATATTAACACGCACCCTCAAGGTCAACGTCATCCGCACAATCTGTGAGGTCAAATCAATCTGCAACAGAAGATAAGATACTATCAGGTCATAACTACAAAATAGAAACATAATAAACTTGTAGCGATCAATACAGTTTATCTCTGTAATATTTTCCAGCATGATTATCTACTTTAGGAATAATCCGCATTCTAACACAATGTGTGTCAGTACGATTATCTACTTTGGGAGTGATTTGCATTCTAATGTAATTAATCTCACAGGCTATACATACACACAGTTTGTACCAAAATTTACGGTTAGTCTCACACTACACCTTGACGTAGGTGTCATAAGAGTAACGTGttaagaaattgcaatcaattaagcTCGATTATCTACATTAGTAATGATTCACATTCTAACGTAATCAACCTCATTATTCTGAAACATATGTGTGTGTACACACGTATACATGTATACAAAATCTGTAGCAAAATAcacattttatatatgtatatgtggctATTATATACAATTTGTAACAATATCTGTATCTATATATTCAGACTACTAAACCGTGACCTAGAAGTCAAAAGTCCAATATACTACCAAAATGCAATCAAgcttaaatcgaataaatatatatagctCAGATAAGCATATTTATGAAAAATTCGGATCTcgttaaaatattaatattaataaaattgattAGAAATCAAATGAAATAATACGAAAAGAAGGAAAAATTACCCGTCGATCGAGCTTGGTGATGACCAGATCGGAAAGCGCAGGGGCGAAATGTACGGAAGCTAATAGAAACACGAACAGATCGAATCGAAATCTACTCATGACTGTAATTTTAATTAAATCAAAAGTCGTATTGAATTAGGGTTTATGATATCAAAGTCAGAGTGAGAAATAAAAGAGAAGGTTGATTTTAGTAAGTTGGGACACTGATGTTATGCAAATGCACTAATGTGCGCCAATAGCGGCTTATTTTAGCTAGTAACTAGTATAGGGCGCTATTattcatttttttattttgtttttatgtatGTTTTTCTTTGTTTAATTTTCAATTTCAACTACCGTGcaagacccgtgaattcacgggattTTAAAGAAAAAATTATTGAATAATATATTGTATTTGAAGAATGTTATTTAACCAAGATGTGGATGTTATATAAATAACATGTCGATAAAATAACATAATTCATTAAGTTCAACGAAATAGAAAACAATAATGTTTAATCGAATACTCAAAACAACCAGAATCCTTTACTATTCCTTTACTACTATTAGCTATATTCTACTTTCAAATACAAAATGACTTTTGACTCTGAAAAGTCAACCATTCTACACACATTTATAGAGAAAACTCTAACCATCAACTTTTTTATCCACATCCTTTTCTTGTAAAACAACTTCAACCCAATACCTTCCAGCAATGATAATACACTTTTTGCTATACAAATCACTGACCTCATTAGGAGTCATTGCCAAAGCACATAGCATAATCTGATATTTGACTCTTGAAAGTCAAGATGTTCTAAAGAATTCTATGTTGTTGTCAGTTTGTCACCATTTGTAACTTTCAAAAACCACAAATTTAAAACCATTATGAATTTTTCTGTTTATAACCTTCCCACTTATTGAAGCgacctgtgacgacccgagaatttccgaccaaatttaaactttatttttatttgatttcgacacaataagcagaggttgttatgttgagtctccaaagtttgaactgtttcatacattcaattgaccttcgaccattctcgacgattcacgaacaacaaattataaatagatatgtgtgtatgtatatataaataataattcgaaatataatttgaagtattatatgatgttgttataaaaaattaataaaataaaaataggatattataataattattatttaaaatatatctctatataaataaagtatattaaaaataaatattaaatggttttaatactcgtttgatgttccgattgatattaagcaagttaaatttaaacttatttaattttaaaataaacggtgatacgaaaatgagatctatgattaaaaatgtatttaggaactaattattgaattttaaaactttttatattttacatggggttgggagtgaatagttaatgtaatttttatttaatagttaaagatcaaatttttataccataatgatcaaaataaataaatatagttaatttaaaaatatggaatttttctgaagattaatatccgccactgattaacaacggagcacgacgtAATATCCCGTGAATTGATCATTTTACCGGCTGCTAAATTATTTAATTTGTGATCTTCATTTACTGTGTTACTTTTTCATTTGATTGGTGTTTATTTCTTTTTCAATTGATTTATTGACTATCAATATTAgtagtaagtattataattaaataatatatagatagatatgtgTCGAGagatatgtatgtaaatatatagatGCATTTACATATTGAAAACACCATCCACCATCTTAATTTTTCTCTGCTACTTCTCCTTACTCCTCCCTTGATGACCATCGATCATCCACCACATAATTACTTGTTTCCTGATCGAATTACAAATCAAAACTCGAGTGTTACTTTCTATTTCGAAGATAACCAAATCAACCCACCACCTTTGTGATCTTTCTTCTCAACAACCCACATCAAATCTTCACAACCCACCATTTTTTCTCCATGATCACTTCCATCATCATCACAACCACCTTTGTCTCTTCCTCACTTCTATTCTCGTCTGATAACCATCATCACCCTACAACAACCAAACATAACCATCGCAAACATCACCTTAACCGCCACCACAGGCCATTCAAAACCACCCTCGAATCCCACTGTTGCTGCTACATATGGTTTTAATCAAACCCAAAACATAACCCACTATTACAGTGAACCTCTAACTTGATTGCTTTGCTTCTCATTTGTTATGACTACGGTTACAGCAACTATTTTGAGTCCTTTTCTGTCGTGCCCCAAACACAAACAAAACTCCATTGTTGTGTGTTTCTGTTTTCACTTTCTGGCGAAACCACCACTTCACGTTGTTGCTGTAACTACTGCAACTGCTACTAGGTCTGTTATTTTCTGTTTTGGTTCGTAAACTCACCCATAACCACCACCTCACCATCATATATTAATAAAACCAATAAAACCTCCACAAAAACTGCTGGAAATTTTTGTCTGTCGTGAATATTACTGCAGACAACTtgctcttttctttcttttcgtgaCCCACATATATAATACCACAAGTTGCAACCATTATAAAACCGCTATTATGAATTGCTTTCTGTTTTTATTAAATGTCGAGGGAGAT from Rutidosis leptorrhynchoides isolate AG116_Rl617_1_P2 chromosome 9, CSIRO_AGI_Rlap_v1, whole genome shotgun sequence harbors:
- the LOC139866365 gene encoding dolichyl-diphosphooligosaccharide--protein glycosyltransferase subunit 1A, translating into MSRFRFDLFVFLLASVHFAPALSDLVITKLDRRIDLTSQIVRMTLTLRVENTGPDPVSEVSLTFPEHQANNLALLVAVSTEGRGKNRGSATNLPITVKQPENSPQSLIWYVASLPKALGKGESLNMDALAVFTHSLKPFPEKITQAEPQLFLFQDSSHFTSPYKVKIQSVIVKLPSENVESYSKLENTKYSGSEIKYGPYENVPALSYSPVVIHFPSNKPFAVAKELVREIEISHWGNVQVTEHYNLIHGGAQSTGEFSRLDFQARPNVRGASAFRNLIAMLPPRAHSIYYRDAIGNISTSNIYGDSSKTLLEIEPRYPMFGGWKTSFTIGYGLPLRDYLFQSGGTRFLNFTFGSPMNDVLVENLTLKVVLPEGSKDISVSIPFPVKQSQETTYSHLDIAGRPTIVVEKVNVIPEHNQYFQVHYKFSNISLLTEPLMLIFGFFSLFVACIIYMHADFTISKSSSSYLAKQQWDEVLATIQQLQDIINRCLSIHDKLEASLRELSRTGDVQVCKAVRKSADSWLKDLSKDLKPLLALLQSSPQATHILPKVEELVLKERDLQEKIMLKHTTVVDSYEKKSGGRDIENRVAAIQQKISSLKQELDDLLEFVEDI